One window of the Zea mays cultivar B73 chromosome 3, Zm-B73-REFERENCE-NAM-5.0, whole genome shotgun sequence genome contains the following:
- the LOC100382494 gene encoding F-box/LRR-repeat protein At1g67190-like: MELLPVEVVGNILSHLGVARDVMIASAVCRKWRDACRRHLRLLSFNSNDFPRDMTTRQLEIVITQTIFQTMGLQRLSIHIDNTHEFSAAPVIAWLMYTRETLRSLSYNVRTIPNVSILEKCGRQKLEVLDLELDHNTITGVEPSYQRFTCLKSLSLRHVSILALDLSLLVAACPRIESLALDVLEVVTSELQSTMELTSHTLKSLFAKSVGVDKIILDADNLEVLHLNALNLDLFELNGKGTLKHFKIDDVSVTHLDIGDNTDHLEAVDVSNFTIVWPKFYSMISRASNLRMLRFWGVVFDDEDEIVDSETIAVSFPLLRHLSLSYELRDGLLHYSLQGSSLLENVSVLELGWTVISEHFGPWVFGMIGRCPNLKKLVIHGVLSETKTREDRQMLASFTSFIVCVMRKYVHVDVQFEYE, from the coding sequence ATGGAGCTTCTCCCTGTTGAAGTCGTTGGCAACATTCTTTCCCATCTTGGTGTTGCGCGTGATGTTATGATTGCCTCTGCGGTATGCCGCAAGTGGCGAGATGCATGCAGGAGGCATCTCCGTTTGCTGTCCTTCAACTCCAATGACTTTCCACGGGACATGACTACACGTCAGTTGGAGATTGTCATCACACAGACTATATTTCAGACTATGGGGCTGCAACGCCTTTCGATTCACATTGATAACACCCATGAGTTCTCTGCAGCACCAGTGATTGCATGGCTCATGTATACCAGGGAGACCCTCCGAAGCCTGTCTTACAATGTCAGGACAATACCCAATGTAAGCATTCTTGAAAAGTGTGGTAGGCAAAAGCTCGAAGTGCTAGATTTGGAATTGGACCATAACACCATCACAGGTGTCGAACCAAGCTATCAGAGGTTCACTTGTCTGAAATCCCTTTCCCTGAGGCATGTCAGCATTTTGGCCTTGGATTTGAGCCTTTTAGTTGCTGCTTGCCCAAGAATAGAGTCATTAGCACTTGATGTCCTTGAGGTTGTCACTTCAGAATTACAGTCTACGATGGAGCTCACAAGCCATACATTGAAAAGTCTATTTGCAAAATCGGTAGGTGTAGATAAGATCATACTTGATGCAGATAATTTGGAAGTTCTGCACCTGAATGCTTTAAATCTCGATCTGTTTGAGCTTAACGGGAAAGGAACACTAAAACATTTTAAGATTGATGATGTCAGTGTTACTCATTTGGATATTGGGGACAATACTGATCATTTGGAGGCAGTAGACGTGAGCAACTTCACAATAGTCTGGCCAAAATTCTATAGCATGATATCCAGGGCATCTAATTTGCGTATGCTACGATTTTGGGGTGTTGTGTTTGATGACGAGGATGAGATCGTGGATTCAGAAACTATAGCTGTTTCATTTCCTCTTCTTAGGCATCTTTCATTGAGTTATGAATTACGAGATGGGTTACTTCACTACAGCCTTCAGGGATCATCATTACTGGAGAATGTCTCAGTTCTGGAACTTGGTTGGACAGTAATAAGTGAGCACTTTGGACCCTGGGTGTTTGGTATGATTGGAAGGTGTCCAAATCTCAAGAAACTTGTTATTCATGGTGTTCTTTCTGAGACAAAAACGCGAGAGGATCGCCAGATGTTAGCAAGCTTTACCTCATTCATAGTCTGTGTCATGAGGAAGTATGTGCATGTTGATGTACAATTTGAGTATGAGTGA